A portion of the Anaerolineae bacterium genome contains these proteins:
- a CDS encoding GAF domain-containing protein: MDQNLFEYILSVSHRLAETREIDPLLNDVMDEAITLVGAERGFVVLARSDGLLDFRVKRGEMGQELTAAEDQVSRSVLKQVMETGQPLILLDAQHDSRFGAAESVVILGLRSIMCVPLISRGNTIGAIYVENRSIRERFKEEDMSLLVILANQAAVAIENARLFQELQETRHDLETRVEERTAELTIAIQQLEQEITERIRAEERVRKERDRAQQYLNITPSIILALDLRGRITLLNREGSAILECEQEEVIGRNWFNTFLPPEKIESVRASFAQIIEGDIEKFEDLEGVVLTGKGHEKVIRWHNSLIKDNKGRIIGALSSGEDVTERKQAEEAVRQRSLELALINQASQAFSSTLELGQVLQTILEEMHQLLGIAATSFWLLKPGTGELVCQRATGPGSETILGWRLAPGQGFAGQVAQSGELLIVADTWAEGQHFGQIDKQIGVELRSLLSIPLRTKGEVIGVLNLADTRTGRFTADDLTLLEPIAAAAAGAVKNAQLFDEAQQAKEAAEQANRAKSAFLATMSHELRTPLNGILGYAQILKRDPAVTEQQVSGLDIIEQSGQHLLTLINDVLDMAKIEAGKMELYLTDFDLPNLLKNIAEIMRLRADHKGLYFLFQPFDFIQNVPLDRLPVAGVHGDEIRLRQVLINLLGNAVKFTQAGTVTFKVGPSQEATDQIPKIRKQAKSNPNSWRLRFQVEDTGLGILPEQLETIFQPFQQIGDRYRQIEGTGLGLTISQDIVQVMGGELKVQSTPGQGSIFWFDLDLPGALEWLETAQVKERTIVGLQGSAPKILIVDDNEENRAMLVDLLSPLGFEVVEAADGVEGLEQAIQHQPETMLVDLVLPKMNGFELIRQIRHTPLLKDIVIIATSGRVFEDDQQECVSAGCNGFIPKPIQVEHLLEQLQRCLGLEWVYAERALAGEEKVALSLKRELLISPPAAALSPLFGLALMGDVTAIQEELDRLARLDEQFEPFVAELRDLVKRFQINKLCEFLRPYLEAEPQ; this comes from the coding sequence ATGGACCAGAATCTATTTGAATATATCTTGAGCGTCAGCCACCGGCTGGCTGAAACCCGGGAGATTGATCCCCTGTTGAACGACGTAATGGACGAAGCCATTACCCTGGTTGGGGCGGAACGTGGTTTTGTGGTTTTGGCGCGCTCTGATGGTTTGTTGGATTTTCGAGTGAAGCGGGGCGAGATGGGTCAGGAGTTGACCGCGGCGGAAGACCAGGTGAGCCGTTCGGTGCTCAAGCAGGTTATGGAAACCGGCCAACCCCTTATCCTCCTGGATGCGCAGCATGACTCCCGCTTTGGGGCGGCCGAGAGTGTGGTTATTCTTGGTTTACGTTCCATTATGTGTGTGCCGCTCATTTCTCGGGGTAATACCATTGGCGCCATTTATGTTGAGAATCGTTCAATTCGCGAGCGTTTTAAAGAAGAAGATATGTCGCTTTTGGTGATTCTAGCCAATCAGGCGGCAGTGGCCATTGAAAATGCCCGGTTATTTCAGGAACTCCAAGAAACCCGCCATGATTTAGAGACACGAGTTGAAGAACGCACCGCCGAACTGACCATTGCCATCCAACAATTGGAACAGGAGATCACCGAACGGATTCGGGCAGAAGAGAGGGTGCGTAAAGAGAGGGATAGAGCGCAGCAGTATTTAAACATTACGCCTTCCATTATTTTGGCTCTGGATTTAAGAGGTCGTATTACCCTGCTTAATCGGGAAGGCAGCGCCATTCTGGAATGTGAACAAGAGGAAGTTATTGGCCGGAATTGGTTTAACACTTTTTTACCCCCAGAAAAAATAGAGTCCGTGAGAGCATCATTTGCGCAGATAATTGAGGGTGATATTGAAAAATTTGAGGACCTTGAGGGTGTTGTTTTAACCGGAAAAGGGCATGAAAAAGTTATTCGCTGGCATAATAGTTTAATTAAAGACAACAAAGGGCGGATTATTGGCGCGTTGAGTTCGGGTGAAGATGTAACCGAGCGCAAGCAAGCCGAAGAAGCGGTCCGGCAACGAAGCCTGGAATTGGCCTTGATCAATCAGGCCAGCCAGGCTTTCAGCTCTACCCTGGAATTGGGCCAGGTGCTGCAGACGATTTTGGAGGAGATGCATCAACTGCTGGGTATTGCGGCTACTTCATTTTGGCTGCTTAAGCCGGGGACGGGTGAGTTGGTTTGCCAACGGGCCACCGGCCCCGGCAGCGAGACAATTCTCGGCTGGCGGCTGGCCCCGGGGCAAGGTTTTGCCGGCCAGGTGGCGCAAAGTGGGGAACTGTTGATAGTGGCCGATACCTGGGCCGAGGGACAACACTTTGGCCAGATTGATAAACAAATTGGCGTAGAATTGCGTTCTCTGCTGAGTATCCCTTTGCGGACAAAGGGTGAAGTTATTGGCGTGCTCAATCTGGCCGATACCAGGACGGGGCGTTTTACCGCAGACGATTTGACTCTATTAGAGCCAATTGCGGCGGCGGCGGCCGGCGCTGTCAAAAACGCCCAATTGTTTGATGAAGCCCAGCAGGCCAAAGAGGCCGCCGAGCAGGCTAACCGGGCCAAGAGCGCGTTTTTGGCCACTATGAGTCATGAATTGCGCACGCCACTGAATGGCATCTTGGGATATGCTCAAATTCTCAAACGCGACCCGGCGGTCACTGAGCAGCAGGTCAGCGGGTTGGATATTATTGAACAAAGCGGCCAGCATCTTTTAACCCTGATCAACGATGTGCTCGACATGGCCAAGATAGAAGCCGGTAAAATGGAACTATATCTGACAGATTTTGATTTACCCAACCTCTTGAAAAACATTGCCGAAATCATGCGCTTGCGGGCCGATCATAAGGGGTTGTATTTTTTATTCCAGCCGTTTGATTTTATCCAAAACGTCCCTCTTGACCGCCTGCCGGTGGCCGGTGTTCATGGCGATGAGATACGACTGCGCCAGGTGCTCATCAATTTGCTGGGCAATGCCGTCAAATTTACCCAGGCCGGCACTGTAACGTTCAAAGTTGGCCCAAGCCAGGAGGCCACCGATCAAATACCCAAAATACGTAAACAAGCCAAATCTAACCCTAACAGTTGGCGGCTTCGTTTTCAAGTAGAAGATACCGGGCTTGGGATTCTCCCGGAACAGTTGGAAACAATTTTCCAACCTTTCCAACAAATAGGCGACCGATATCGGCAAATAGAAGGCACAGGCTTGGGTCTGACGATCAGCCAGGATATTGTGCAGGTGATGGGCGGGGAATTAAAGGTGCAGAGCACGCCCGGGCAAGGCAGCATCTTTTGGTTTGATTTGGATTTACCTGGGGCGCTAGAGTGGCTGGAGACGGCCCAGGTAAAGGAACGCACGATTGTGGGTTTGCAGGGAAGCGCCCCTAAAATTCTCATTGTAGACGATAACGAAGAAAATCGGGCCATGTTGGTTGATTTACTCTCGCCATTGGGTTTTGAGGTGGTGGAGGCGGCCGATGGGGTTGAGGGCCTGGAACAGGCCATACAACATCAACCCGAAACCATGCTGGTAGATTTAGTTTTGCCCAAAATGAATGGCTTTGAACTGATCCGACAAATTCGACATACTCCCCTCCTTAAAGATATTGTCATCATCGCCACTTCGGGCCGGGTATTTGAAGACGACCAGCAGGAATGTGTGTCTGCCGGCTGCAACGGTTTTATTCCCAAGCCAATTCAGGTGGAGCATCTCCTGGAGCAATTACAGCGTTGTCTGGGATTGGAATGGGTTTATGCAGAAAGGGCCTTGGCCGGGGAAGAAAAAGTCGCGCTTTCGCTGAAGCGTGAGTTGCTCATCTCGCCGCCTGCCGCAGCACTATCCCCTTTGTTTGGCCTGGCCCTGATGGGAGACGTGACCGCCATTCAAGAAGAGTTGGATCGGTTAGCCCGGTTAGACGAGCAATTTGAGCCGTTTGTGGCAGAATTGCGTGATCTGGTTAAACGGTTTCAAATAAATAAGCTGTGTGAATTTCTCAGGCCGTATCTGGAGGCTGAGCCTCAATGA
- a CDS encoding protein kinase: MTDWLDKQLGKYRITEFLGRGAMAEVYRAYQPTLERDVAIKIIHPHLSADPQFIERFQHEARIVAGLRHPGIVQVYDFDVEEGACYMVIEYVAGESLKERLLNLHQRGRRLPLTDALLLFRLVVGAVAYAHQQGVIHRDLKPANVLLTRDGQPVLTDFGLSKIVGSRLLTELGTIVGTPAYISPEQAAGEAGDERSDIYSLGVMLYELVTGIPPFSGDSPLDIILKHLDDPLPPPRSIRPDLPESITQVIEKALAKTPAVRFQTAEALLMALIEVQTPQLKTAERVVARRDRRCPYRGLQVFEEEHADFYFGREALVGQLVEKFTPVERGVEVDLTRPAQFLTVLGASGSGKSSLVRAGLVPALRRGEVPGSADWMIEVMRPGNRPLAELAARLALILLDKSDRPETLQTLHHELLTEGRSLHRIVRRAWPDDSLEQRLLLVVDQFEEVFTLCDDEEERRRFTENLLYATAVNDGRVLVVLTMRADFYHHCAAYRDLAGRICKQQLLVGPMNEAELRRAIEQPARQVDLQFEPGLIGTILGDVGQEPGALPLLQHALLELWERRQGGRLTLKAYRASGGVSGAIAQRADSVYESFGEKERAIVRRIMLRLTHPGEGTEDTRRRVRRRQLLSGLGQPGQVEQILQQLADARLITTSRDMASDEEMVDVSHEALIRGWGRLRRWLDEDRTALRLHHQLTEATEVWEENNRDPSYLYHGGRLVQAEDWAGTHPQDLNALEVAFLKASREAVEAVEREKETVRQRELAQAQALAQLEHQRAEEQIRTSRWLRWLAGGLGVVFLAAVVAAFLAMGQQQEAQRQAATAESRQNIAEVSQAKAVAAQQTAEAEAIVRATAQAKIEAEVQARATAQAVAEMEHLQANKAQATAEAERSRAEQQARLALARQLMVQAGNQLDKRLDLAVLLSLQANQILDTIGTRSSLLASLTYNPALTTFLQGHTNVVYTVAYNPDGTQLATGAEDQTAIIWDVVTGQRFATLKGHTGPVSSVAYRPDGTQLATASWDKTVIVWDVASGQRFLTLRGHTAPVNSVAYSPDGLWLASGSEDQTAIIWNAASGQQITTLKGHTDIIYDLAYSPTGDQLATGSFDKTVILWNMDDASSFGQPLMTLAGHTDIILTLAYSPDGTQLATGALDNTVMIWDTGSGEPLATLEESQPIDGLAYSPDGRQLATGTWNKTVTLWDVDSSQPIATLVEHDGGVTSIAYSPDGAQLATASADHSVILWSLLDIPLEKHSDQVIGIAYRPDGGQLATGSADQTVILWDLSNGHLQATTVLQGHTGPVNSVAYRPDGLQLVTASDDGSAIVWDSVTGKILATLRGHSGWVYDVAYSPVGNQVATAGIDNKVIVWDVSDGPSFGQALKILEENTIAATTVAFSPDGTRLAAAGKGQKVIIWDVASGQSLATLEGHTNTINRLVYSPDGRQLATGSSDQTIILWDVASGQLLTTLRGHTDAVTSVAYNAAGTHLVSGSLDQTIMLWDVSQSSNAGDQRMVQVVGCDEVIWNVAFSPVDQVVASRGKGNTIRQTNLNFKQWPIWACRMANRNLTEEEWHHLVGPETPYQLTCPELPAD, encoded by the coding sequence ATGACCGACTGGCTTGACAAACAGCTTGGCAAATATCGTATCACTGAATTTTTGGGGCGTGGAGCCATGGCCGAGGTGTATAGAGCCTATCAGCCCACCCTGGAGCGTGATGTAGCCATAAAAATCATTCATCCCCATCTTTCGGCAGACCCTCAATTTATTGAACGTTTTCAACACGAAGCCAGGATTGTGGCCGGGCTGCGCCATCCCGGCATTGTGCAGGTGTATGACTTTGATGTAGAGGAGGGCGCCTGCTACATGGTTATTGAGTATGTGGCCGGGGAGAGTTTAAAAGAACGTCTGCTTAACTTGCATCAGCGCGGCCGGCGCTTGCCTTTGACAGATGCCTTGCTGTTGTTTCGATTGGTAGTGGGAGCGGTAGCGTATGCGCACCAGCAGGGTGTGATCCACCGCGACCTAAAACCGGCTAATGTGCTACTCACCAGAGATGGCCAACCGGTATTGACCGACTTTGGTTTATCCAAAATAGTGGGGAGCAGGCTGCTGACCGAATTGGGGACTATTGTGGGCACGCCGGCTTACATCTCGCCGGAACAGGCTGCGGGGGAAGCCGGAGATGAACGGAGTGACATCTATTCTTTGGGCGTAATGCTGTACGAATTGGTTACAGGTATTCCCCCCTTCAGCGGCGATAGCCCTCTTGACATTATCCTGAAACATCTGGATGATCCTCTGCCCCCGCCGCGTTCAATCCGGCCTGACCTGCCGGAGAGCATAACCCAGGTCATTGAAAAAGCCTTGGCCAAAACCCCGGCTGTTCGCTTTCAAACCGCAGAAGCATTGCTGATGGCCTTGATCGAGGTGCAGACGCCGCAGTTGAAAACAGCCGAAAGGGTGGTTGCCCGTAGGGATAGGCGATGCCCGTATCGAGGATTGCAGGTGTTTGAGGAAGAGCATGCCGATTTCTACTTTGGGCGGGAGGCACTGGTCGGCCAATTGGTAGAAAAGTTTACGCCGGTCGAAAGGGGGGTTGAGGTTGATTTGACACGTCCGGCACAATTCCTGACAGTGTTGGGGGCGTCGGGCAGCGGTAAGTCGTCATTGGTGCGGGCAGGGTTGGTGCCGGCCTTGCGCCGGGGAGAAGTGCCGGGCAGCGCCGATTGGATGATTGAAGTGATGCGGCCCGGCAATCGGCCTTTGGCCGAATTGGCGGCTCGATTGGCCCTTATTTTGCTTGATAAATCGGACCGCCCGGAGACGCTCCAGACCTTACATCATGAGCTTTTGACCGAGGGACGGTCCCTGCATCGGATAGTGCGCCGGGCCTGGCCGGATGATTCCTTGGAACAGCGTTTGCTGCTGGTGGTTGATCAGTTTGAAGAGGTCTTCACCCTTTGTGACGATGAAGAGGAGCGGCGGCGTTTCACTGAGAACTTGTTGTATGCTACGGCCGTTAACGATGGGCGGGTGCTGGTGGTATTGACCATGCGGGCGGATTTCTATCATCACTGCGCGGCCTATCGGGATTTGGCCGGCCGGATCTGTAAACAGCAACTATTGGTGGGGCCAATGAATGAAGCTGAGTTGCGACGGGCCATTGAGCAACCGGCCCGGCAAGTGGACTTACAGTTTGAGCCGGGACTCATTGGTACCATCCTGGGTGATGTGGGGCAAGAGCCGGGGGCATTGCCGCTGTTACAGCATGCCTTGTTAGAATTATGGGAACGGCGGCAGGGGGGGCGGCTGACCCTCAAAGCTTATCGCGCCAGTGGCGGGGTTTCGGGCGCCATTGCGCAGCGGGCCGACAGTGTGTATGAGAGTTTTGGGGAAAAAGAGCGGGCCATTGTGCGGCGGATTATGTTGCGCTTGACCCATCCCGGCGAGGGCACAGAGGATACGCGGCGGCGGGTGCGCAGGCGACAATTACTCTCCGGCCTGGGACAGCCAGGCCAGGTTGAACAGATATTGCAACAGTTAGCCGATGCGCGTTTAATTACCACCAGCCGCGATATGGCCAGCGACGAAGAAATGGTGGATGTTTCGCATGAGGCGTTGATCCGGGGCTGGGGACGTTTGCGGCGTTGGCTTGACGAAGACCGAACCGCTTTGCGGCTGCACCACCAGTTGACTGAGGCTACAGAGGTATGGGAAGAGAATAACCGTGACCCCAGTTATTTGTATCATGGAGGACGTTTAGTCCAGGCCGAAGATTGGGCGGGAACTCATCCACAAGATTTAAACGCATTAGAAGTGGCCTTTCTCAAGGCCAGCCGCGAGGCAGTGGAGGCGGTAGAACGGGAAAAAGAGACCGTCCGGCAGCGAGAGTTGGCTCAAGCGCAGGCATTGGCCCAACTAGAGCATCAGCGGGCCGAGGAACAAATCCGAACGAGCCGGTGGTTGCGTTGGCTGGCGGGCGGATTGGGCGTGGTTTTTCTGGCAGCGGTTGTGGCCGCGTTTTTGGCCATGGGCCAGCAGCAGGAAGCGCAGCGGCAGGCTGCCACTGCCGAGTCCCGCCAGAACATAGCTGAGGTATCTCAAGCCAAAGCAGTAGCCGCCCAACAAACGGCTGAAGCCGAAGCGATAGTCCGGGCCACAGCCCAGGCCAAGATAGAGGCCGAAGTTCAAGCCAGAGCCACGGCTCAAGCTGTGGCTGAAATGGAACACCTGCAAGCCAATAAGGCCCAGGCCACGGCCGAGGCCGAAAGAAGTCGGGCCGAGCAGCAGGCGCGTTTGGCCCTGGCCCGCCAGTTGATGGTTCAGGCCGGTAACCAATTGGATAAACGCCTTGACCTGGCGGTATTATTAAGTTTACAAGCGAACCAGATTCTGGATACTATTGGCACCAGAAGCAGTTTATTGGCCAGCCTGACCTATAACCCGGCCCTGACCACTTTTTTGCAAGGGCATACAAATGTGGTTTATACCGTGGCTTACAACCCGGATGGCACTCAATTGGCCACCGGCGCAGAGGACCAGACGGCCATTATCTGGGATGTAGTCACCGGACAACGGTTTGCAACGCTGAAAGGGCATACCGGCCCGGTGAGCAGTGTGGCCTATAGGCCGGACGGCACCCAATTGGCAACAGCCTCGTGGGATAAGACAGTGATTGTTTGGGATGTCGCCAGCGGCCAGCGTTTTCTGACTTTACGCGGGCACACCGCGCCGGTCAATAGCGTGGCCTACAGCCCCGACGGCCTTTGGTTGGCCTCCGGTTCGGAAGATCAAACGGCCATTATCTGGAACGCGGCGAGTGGGCAGCAAATAACTACCCTAAAAGGACATACCGATATCATTTATGATCTGGCTTATAGTCCTACCGGCGACCAGTTGGCCACCGGCTCGTTTGATAAAACGGTTATCCTCTGGAATATGGATGACGCATCATCGTTTGGCCAACCCCTAATGACCTTGGCCGGTCATACGGACATCATCTTAACCCTGGCCTACAGCCCGGATGGAACGCAATTGGCTACCGGGGCGCTTGACAATACCGTGATGATCTGGGATACCGGCAGCGGTGAACCTCTGGCCACCCTTGAGGAATCTCAACCCATTGATGGGTTGGCCTACAGCCCGGATGGCCGCCAACTGGCTACGGGCACGTGGAATAAAACGGTTACCCTGTGGGACGTTGACAGCAGCCAGCCAATTGCTACCCTGGTGGAGCATGACGGCGGCGTGACCAGTATTGCCTACAGCCCGGACGGCGCCCAACTGGCTACCGCTTCCGCCGACCACAGCGTTATCCTTTGGAGTTTGCTCGATATTCCCCTGGAGAAGCATAGCGACCAGGTTATTGGGATAGCTTACCGTCCAGATGGAGGCCAATTGGCCACGGGGTCAGCCGATCAGACGGTTATTTTGTGGGATCTAAGCAACGGCCATCTTCAAGCCACCACTGTCCTCCAGGGTCATACCGGCCCGGTCAATAGTGTTGCTTATCGTCCAGATGGGCTTCAATTAGTAACCGCCTCAGATGATGGGTCGGCTATTGTTTGGGACTCGGTTACCGGCAAAATTTTGGCCACGCTCCGGGGTCATAGCGGTTGGGTTTATGATGTGGCCTACAGCCCCGTTGGGAACCAGGTGGCCACAGCAGGGATAGACAATAAAGTTATTGTGTGGGATGTGAGCGATGGGCCATCATTTGGTCAGGCCCTGAAAATTCTAGAGGAAAATACTATCGCAGCAACAACGGTGGCTTTTAGCCCGGATGGCACCCGGCTGGCCGCAGCGGGAAAGGGCCAAAAAGTTATTATCTGGGATGTGGCCAGCGGCCAATCCCTGGCCACATTGGAGGGACATACTAATACTATTAATCGGCTGGTTTACAGCCCTGATGGCCGCCAACTGGCTACCGGCTCCAGTGATCAAACCATCATTCTATGGGATGTAGCCAGTGGTCAACTCCTCACCACCTTGCGCGGGCACACCGACGCGGTGACCAGTGTGGCCTACAACGCTGCTGGCACACATTTGGTTAGTGGGTCTCTGGATCAAACCATCATGTTGTGGGACGTAAGCCAAAGCTCAAACGCCGGCGATCAACGCATGGTGCAAGTGGTGGGTTGTGATGAAGTAATTTGGAACGTCGCCTTTAGCCCCGTTGACCAGGTGGTTGCCTCACGCGGTAAAGGCAATACCATTCGCCAAACCAACCTAAACTTTAAACAGTGGCCAATTTGGGCTTGTCGCATGGCCAACCGTAATTTGACTGAGGAAGAATGGCATCATCTTGTTGGCCCTGAAACCCCTTATCAGCTTACCTGCCCTGAGTTGCCTGCCGATTAA
- the ilvC gene encoding ketol-acid reductoisomerase: MAIIDFGGVKEEVITREEFPVEKALEVLKDETIAVIGYGVQGPAQALNMKDNGCKVIVGQAKRFEKDWNRAVEDGWVPGETLFEIEEAAQKGTIIQMLVSDAAQKAIWPTIKKCLKPGDALYFSHGFSIVYKDQTGVIPPDNVDVILVAPKGSGTSVRRNFLSGAGINSSFAVAQDYTGRARERCIAIGIAIGSGYLFPTTFQGEVYSDLTGERGVLMGALAGIMEAQYDVLRENGHSPSEAFNETVEELTESLIKLVAENGMDWMYVNCSATAQRGALDWKPKFKAAVLPMFKELYQRVASGVETERVLTTCGAPDYQEQLGKELAEMGSSEMWQAGAATRALRPKEAAKEISAATKGVGGRKY; this comes from the coding sequence ATGGCAATTATTGATTTTGGCGGCGTGAAAGAAGAAGTTATTACCCGGGAAGAGTTTCCGGTGGAAAAAGCGCTGGAAGTGCTCAAAGACGAAACCATCGCCGTCATTGGCTATGGCGTACAAGGCCCGGCCCAGGCTTTAAATATGAAAGACAACGGTTGCAAGGTAATTGTGGGCCAGGCCAAACGCTTTGAAAAGGATTGGAATCGGGCAGTGGAAGACGGCTGGGTGCCGGGGGAAACCCTGTTTGAAATTGAAGAGGCAGCCCAAAAAGGCACTATTATCCAAATGCTCGTGTCCGACGCAGCGCAAAAAGCCATCTGGCCCACCATCAAAAAATGTCTCAAGCCGGGTGACGCCCTGTATTTCTCGCATGGATTCTCCATTGTTTATAAAGACCAGACCGGCGTTATTCCACCGGATAACGTTGACGTCATCCTGGTTGCGCCCAAGGGGTCAGGGACGTCGGTGCGGCGTAATTTTCTCTCCGGCGCGGGCATCAATTCCAGCTTTGCCGTGGCCCAGGATTACACGGGCCGGGCCAGAGAACGCTGTATTGCCATTGGCATTGCCATTGGCTCCGGCTATCTTTTCCCCACCACCTTCCAGGGCGAGGTTTACAGCGATCTGACCGGCGAGCGGGGCGTGCTGATGGGCGCCCTGGCCGGCATTATGGAAGCCCAATACGACGTGCTGCGCGAGAACGGCCACAGCCCCAGCGAAGCCTTTAACGAAACGGTTGAAGAACTCACCGAAAGTTTAATTAAACTGGTGGCGGAAAACGGTATGGATTGGATGTACGTCAACTGCTCGGCCACGGCCCAGCGCGGCGCGCTGGATTGGAAGCCAAAGTTCAAAGCGGCGGTGCTGCCTATGTTCAAAGAACTCTACCAACGGGTTGCTTCCGGCGTGGAAACCGAACGGGTACTGACGACTTGCGGCGCGCCCGATTACCAGGAACAGTTAGGCAAAGAGTTGGCCGAAATGGGCAGTTCAGAGATGTGGCAGGCGGGGGCGGCTACCCGCGCTTTGCGGCCCAAAGAAGCGGCTAAAGAGATTTCGGCGGCAACTAAAGGCGTAGGCGGGCGGAAATATTAA